The Drosophila biarmipes strain raj3 chromosome 4, RU_DBia_V1.1, whole genome shotgun sequence genome includes a window with the following:
- the LOC108035980 gene encoding calcium/calmodulin-dependent protein kinase type II alpha chain isoform X7 translates to MAAPAACTRFSDNYDIKEELGKGAFSIVKRCVQKSTGFEFAAKIINTKKLTARDFQKLEREARICRKLHHPNIVRLHDSIQEENYHYLVFDLVTGGELFEDIVAREFYSEADASHCIQQILESVNHCHQNGVVHRDLKPENLLLASKAKGAAVKLADFGLAIEVQGDHQAWFGFAGTPGYLSPEVLKKEPYGKSVDIWACGVILYILLVGYPPFWDEDQHRLYSQIKAGAYDYPSPEWDTVTPEAKNLINQMLTVNPNKRITAAEALKHPWICQRERVASVVHRQETVDCLKKFNARRKLKGAILTTMLATRNFSSRSMITKKGDGSQVKESTDSSSTTLEDDDIKAARRQEIIKITEQLIEAINSGDFDGYTKICDPHLTAFEPEALGNLVEGIDFHKFYFENVLGKNCKAINTTILNPHVHLLGEEAACIAYVRLTQYIDKQGHAHTHQSEETRVWHKRDNKWQNVHFHRSATAKISGATTFDFIPQK, encoded by the exons ATGGCTGCACCAGCAGCCTGTACGCGTTTTTCGGACAACTACGACATCAAAGAAGAACTGGGAAA AGGGGCATTTTCAATAGTGAAAAGATGCGTCCAAAAGTCAACTGGATTTGAATTTGctgcaaaaattataaatacaaaaaagttAACTGCAAGAG aCTTTCAAAAACTGGAACGTGAAGCAAGGATCTGCCGAAAATTACACCATCCCAACATAG TGCGATTACATGACAGTATACAGGAGGAGAACTATCACTACCTTGTTTTTGATCT TGTAACTGGTGGTGAACTTTTCGAAGATATTGTTGCACGCGAATTTTATTCAGAGGCTGATGCATCACATTGTATTCAACAAATATTGGAATCGGTCAATCACTGCCACCAAAATGGTGTGGTGCATCGAGATCTGAAACCAGAGAATTTACTATTAGCTAGTAAGGCAAAGGGTGCAGCAGTGAAACTCGCTGACTTTGGTCTAGCCATTGAAGTTCAAGGCGATCATCAGGCTTGGTTTGGATTTGCTGGCACTCCAGGATATCTGTCGCCAGAGGTATTGAAAAAGGAGCCCTATGGCAAATCGGTAGATATATGGGCATGTG GTGTTATTCTATATATACTTCTTGTTGGTTACCCACCATTCTGGGACGAAGATCAGCATCGACTGTACTCACAGATTAAAGCAGGAGCTTATGAT tatccGTCTCCAGAATGGGATACGGTCACCCCAGAAGcaaaaaatcttattaatcAAATGCTCACAGTAAATCCAAACAAACGAATAACCGCCGCCGAGGCTTTAAAGCACCCATGGATTTGT CAACGAGAACGCGTTGCTTCCGTTGTGCATCGACAAGAAACTGTGGACTGTCTCAAGAAGTTCAATGCGCGCCGGAAGCTAAAGGGAGCTATACTTACAACCATGTTGGCTACCAGAAATTTTTCCA GCAGAAGTATGATCACCAAGAAGGGTGACGGATCTCAAGTCAAGGAATCTACCGATTCTTCTAGCACTACCCTTGAAGACGATGATATTAAag CAGCTAGACgacaagaaataataaaaattactgAACAGTTAATAGAAGCGATTAATAGTGGCGACTTTGATGGATACAC CAAAATATGTGATCCCCATCTTACTGCCTTTGAGCCAGAAGCTTTGGGTAATCTAGTCGAAGGAAttgattttcataaattttactttgaaaATG TTCTTGGTAAAAATTGCAAAGCTATAAACACAACTATATTAAATCCCCACGTGCACTTATTGGGTGAAGAGGCCGCGTGCATTGCCTATGTCAGACTTACACAGTATATTGACAA gCAAGGACATGCACACACTCATCAGTCTGAGGAGACCCGCGTCTGGCACAAACGCGACAACAAATGGCAAAATGTTCACTTTCATCGAAGTGCAACTGCCAAAATAAGCGGAGCTACTACATTCGATTTTATACCCCAAAAGTAG
- the LOC108035980 gene encoding calcium/calmodulin-dependent protein kinase type II alpha chain isoform X1, which yields MAAPAACTRFSDNYDIKEELGKGAFSIVKRCVQKSTGFEFAAKIINTKKLTARDFQKLEREARICRKLHHPNIVRLHDSIQEENYHYLVFDLVTGGELFEDIVAREFYSEADASHCIQQILESVNHCHQNGVVHRDLKPENLLLASKAKGAAVKLADFGLAIEVQGDHQAWFGFAGTPGYLSPEVLKKEPYGKSVDIWACGVILYILLVGYPPFWDEDQHRLYSQIKAGAYDYPSPEWDTVTPEAKNLINQMLTVNPNKRITAAEALKHPWICQRERVASVVHRQETVDCLKKFNARRKLKGAILTTMLATRNFSSRSMITKKGDGSQVKESTDSSSTTLEDDDIKEDKKGIVDRSTTVISKEPEDIRILCPAKTCQQNSGNSQCSSAARRQEIIKITEQLIEAINSGDFDGYTKICDPHLTAFEPEALGNLVEGIDFHKFYFENVLGKNCKAINTTILNPHVHLLGEEAACIAYVRLTQYIDKQGHAHTHQSEETRVWHKRDNKWQNVHFHRSATAKISGATTFDFIPQK from the exons ATGGCTGCACCAGCAGCCTGTACGCGTTTTTCGGACAACTACGACATCAAAGAAGAACTGGGAAA AGGGGCATTTTCAATAGTGAAAAGATGCGTCCAAAAGTCAACTGGATTTGAATTTGctgcaaaaattataaatacaaaaaagttAACTGCAAGAG aCTTTCAAAAACTGGAACGTGAAGCAAGGATCTGCCGAAAATTACACCATCCCAACATAG TGCGATTACATGACAGTATACAGGAGGAGAACTATCACTACCTTGTTTTTGATCT TGTAACTGGTGGTGAACTTTTCGAAGATATTGTTGCACGCGAATTTTATTCAGAGGCTGATGCATCACATTGTATTCAACAAATATTGGAATCGGTCAATCACTGCCACCAAAATGGTGTGGTGCATCGAGATCTGAAACCAGAGAATTTACTATTAGCTAGTAAGGCAAAGGGTGCAGCAGTGAAACTCGCTGACTTTGGTCTAGCCATTGAAGTTCAAGGCGATCATCAGGCTTGGTTTGGATTTGCTGGCACTCCAGGATATCTGTCGCCAGAGGTATTGAAAAAGGAGCCCTATGGCAAATCGGTAGATATATGGGCATGTG GTGTTATTCTATATATACTTCTTGTTGGTTACCCACCATTCTGGGACGAAGATCAGCATCGACTGTACTCACAGATTAAAGCAGGAGCTTATGAT tatccGTCTCCAGAATGGGATACGGTCACCCCAGAAGcaaaaaatcttattaatcAAATGCTCACAGTAAATCCAAACAAACGAATAACCGCCGCCGAGGCTTTAAAGCACCCATGGATTTGT CAACGAGAACGCGTTGCTTCCGTTGTGCATCGACAAGAAACTGTGGACTGTCTCAAGAAGTTCAATGCGCGCCGGAAGCTAAAGGGAGCTATACTTACAACCATGTTGGCTACCAGAAATTTTTCCA GCAGAAGTATGATCACCAAGAAGGGTGACGGATCTCAAGTCAAGGAATCTACCGATTCTTCTAGCACTACCCTTGAAGACGATGATATTAAag AAGATAAAAAAGGAATCGTTGATCGCAGTACCACAGTCATATCAAAAGAGCCAGAAG ATATAAGGATACTGTGTCCTGCAAAAACATGCCAGCAAAATTCAGGAAATTCGCAGTGCTCGTCAG CAGCTAGACgacaagaaataataaaaattactgAACAGTTAATAGAAGCGATTAATAGTGGCGACTTTGATGGATACAC CAAAATATGTGATCCCCATCTTACTGCCTTTGAGCCAGAAGCTTTGGGTAATCTAGTCGAAGGAAttgattttcataaattttactttgaaaATG TTCTTGGTAAAAATTGCAAAGCTATAAACACAACTATATTAAATCCCCACGTGCACTTATTGGGTGAAGAGGCCGCGTGCATTGCCTATGTCAGACTTACACAGTATATTGACAA gCAAGGACATGCACACACTCATCAGTCTGAGGAGACCCGCGTCTGGCACAAACGCGACAACAAATGGCAAAATGTTCACTTTCATCGAAGTGCAACTGCCAAAATAAGCGGAGCTACTACATTCGATTTTATACCCCAAAAGTAG
- the LOC108035980 gene encoding calcium/calmodulin-dependent protein kinase type II alpha chain isoform X3 yields MAAPAACTRFSDNYDIKEELGKGAFSIVKRCVQKSTGFEFAAKIINTKKLTARDFQKLEREARICRKLHHPNIVRLHDSIQEENYHYLVFDLVTGGELFEDIVAREFYSEADASHCIQQILESVNHCHQNGVVHRDLKPENLLLASKAKGAAVKLADFGLAIEVQGDHQAWFGFAGTPGYLSPEVLKKEPYGKSVDIWACGVILYILLVGYPPFWDEDQHRLYSQIKAGAYDYPSPEWDTVTPEAKNLINQMLTVNPNKRITAAEALKHPWICQRERVASVVHRQETVDCLKKFNARRKLKGAILTTMLATRNFSSRSMITKKGDGSQVKESTDSSSTTLEDDDIKDIRILCPAKTCQQNSGNSQCSSAARRQEIIKITEQLIEAINSGDFDGYTKICDPHLTAFEPEALGNLVEGIDFHKFYFENVLGKNCKAINTTILNPHVHLLGEEAACIAYVRLTQYIDKQGHAHTHQSEETRVWHKRDNKWQNVHFHRSATAKISGATTFDFIPQK; encoded by the exons ATGGCTGCACCAGCAGCCTGTACGCGTTTTTCGGACAACTACGACATCAAAGAAGAACTGGGAAA AGGGGCATTTTCAATAGTGAAAAGATGCGTCCAAAAGTCAACTGGATTTGAATTTGctgcaaaaattataaatacaaaaaagttAACTGCAAGAG aCTTTCAAAAACTGGAACGTGAAGCAAGGATCTGCCGAAAATTACACCATCCCAACATAG TGCGATTACATGACAGTATACAGGAGGAGAACTATCACTACCTTGTTTTTGATCT TGTAACTGGTGGTGAACTTTTCGAAGATATTGTTGCACGCGAATTTTATTCAGAGGCTGATGCATCACATTGTATTCAACAAATATTGGAATCGGTCAATCACTGCCACCAAAATGGTGTGGTGCATCGAGATCTGAAACCAGAGAATTTACTATTAGCTAGTAAGGCAAAGGGTGCAGCAGTGAAACTCGCTGACTTTGGTCTAGCCATTGAAGTTCAAGGCGATCATCAGGCTTGGTTTGGATTTGCTGGCACTCCAGGATATCTGTCGCCAGAGGTATTGAAAAAGGAGCCCTATGGCAAATCGGTAGATATATGGGCATGTG GTGTTATTCTATATATACTTCTTGTTGGTTACCCACCATTCTGGGACGAAGATCAGCATCGACTGTACTCACAGATTAAAGCAGGAGCTTATGAT tatccGTCTCCAGAATGGGATACGGTCACCCCAGAAGcaaaaaatcttattaatcAAATGCTCACAGTAAATCCAAACAAACGAATAACCGCCGCCGAGGCTTTAAAGCACCCATGGATTTGT CAACGAGAACGCGTTGCTTCCGTTGTGCATCGACAAGAAACTGTGGACTGTCTCAAGAAGTTCAATGCGCGCCGGAAGCTAAAGGGAGCTATACTTACAACCATGTTGGCTACCAGAAATTTTTCCA GCAGAAGTATGATCACCAAGAAGGGTGACGGATCTCAAGTCAAGGAATCTACCGATTCTTCTAGCACTACCCTTGAAGACGATGATATTAAag ATATAAGGATACTGTGTCCTGCAAAAACATGCCAGCAAAATTCAGGAAATTCGCAGTGCTCGTCAG CAGCTAGACgacaagaaataataaaaattactgAACAGTTAATAGAAGCGATTAATAGTGGCGACTTTGATGGATACAC CAAAATATGTGATCCCCATCTTACTGCCTTTGAGCCAGAAGCTTTGGGTAATCTAGTCGAAGGAAttgattttcataaattttactttgaaaATG TTCTTGGTAAAAATTGCAAAGCTATAAACACAACTATATTAAATCCCCACGTGCACTTATTGGGTGAAGAGGCCGCGTGCATTGCCTATGTCAGACTTACACAGTATATTGACAA gCAAGGACATGCACACACTCATCAGTCTGAGGAGACCCGCGTCTGGCACAAACGCGACAACAAATGGCAAAATGTTCACTTTCATCGAAGTGCAACTGCCAAAATAAGCGGAGCTACTACATTCGATTTTATACCCCAAAAGTAG
- the LOC108035980 gene encoding calcium/calmodulin-dependent protein kinase type II alpha chain isoform X4 — protein sequence MAAPAACTRFSDNYDIKEELGKGAFSIVKRCVQKSTGFEFAAKIINTKKLTARDFQKLEREARICRKLHHPNIVRLHDSIQEENYHYLVFDLVTGGELFEDIVAREFYSEADASHCIQQILESVNHCHQNGVVHRDLKPENLLLASKAKGAAVKLADFGLAIEVQGDHQAWFGFAGTPGYLSPEVLKKEPYGKSVDIWACGVILYILLVGYPPFWDEDQHRLYSQIKAGAYDYPSPEWDTVTPEAKNLINQMLTVNPNKRITAAEALKHPWICQRERVASVVHRQETVDCLKKFNARRKLKGAILTTMLATRNFSSRSMITKKGDGSQVKESTDSSSTTLEDDDIKDIRILCPAKTCQQNSGNSQCSSARRQEIIKITEQLIEAINSGDFDGYTKICDPHLTAFEPEALGNLVEGIDFHKFYFENVLGKNCKAINTTILNPHVHLLGEEAACIAYVRLTQYIDKQGHAHTHQSEETRVWHKRDNKWQNVHFHRSATAKISGATTFDFIPQK from the exons ATGGCTGCACCAGCAGCCTGTACGCGTTTTTCGGACAACTACGACATCAAAGAAGAACTGGGAAA AGGGGCATTTTCAATAGTGAAAAGATGCGTCCAAAAGTCAACTGGATTTGAATTTGctgcaaaaattataaatacaaaaaagttAACTGCAAGAG aCTTTCAAAAACTGGAACGTGAAGCAAGGATCTGCCGAAAATTACACCATCCCAACATAG TGCGATTACATGACAGTATACAGGAGGAGAACTATCACTACCTTGTTTTTGATCT TGTAACTGGTGGTGAACTTTTCGAAGATATTGTTGCACGCGAATTTTATTCAGAGGCTGATGCATCACATTGTATTCAACAAATATTGGAATCGGTCAATCACTGCCACCAAAATGGTGTGGTGCATCGAGATCTGAAACCAGAGAATTTACTATTAGCTAGTAAGGCAAAGGGTGCAGCAGTGAAACTCGCTGACTTTGGTCTAGCCATTGAAGTTCAAGGCGATCATCAGGCTTGGTTTGGATTTGCTGGCACTCCAGGATATCTGTCGCCAGAGGTATTGAAAAAGGAGCCCTATGGCAAATCGGTAGATATATGGGCATGTG GTGTTATTCTATATATACTTCTTGTTGGTTACCCACCATTCTGGGACGAAGATCAGCATCGACTGTACTCACAGATTAAAGCAGGAGCTTATGAT tatccGTCTCCAGAATGGGATACGGTCACCCCAGAAGcaaaaaatcttattaatcAAATGCTCACAGTAAATCCAAACAAACGAATAACCGCCGCCGAGGCTTTAAAGCACCCATGGATTTGT CAACGAGAACGCGTTGCTTCCGTTGTGCATCGACAAGAAACTGTGGACTGTCTCAAGAAGTTCAATGCGCGCCGGAAGCTAAAGGGAGCTATACTTACAACCATGTTGGCTACCAGAAATTTTTCCA GCAGAAGTATGATCACCAAGAAGGGTGACGGATCTCAAGTCAAGGAATCTACCGATTCTTCTAGCACTACCCTTGAAGACGATGATATTAAag ATATAAGGATACTGTGTCCTGCAAAAACATGCCAGCAAAATTCAGGAAATTCGCAGTGCTCGTCAG CTAGACgacaagaaataataaaaattactgAACAGTTAATAGAAGCGATTAATAGTGGCGACTTTGATGGATACAC CAAAATATGTGATCCCCATCTTACTGCCTTTGAGCCAGAAGCTTTGGGTAATCTAGTCGAAGGAAttgattttcataaattttactttgaaaATG TTCTTGGTAAAAATTGCAAAGCTATAAACACAACTATATTAAATCCCCACGTGCACTTATTGGGTGAAGAGGCCGCGTGCATTGCCTATGTCAGACTTACACAGTATATTGACAA gCAAGGACATGCACACACTCATCAGTCTGAGGAGACCCGCGTCTGGCACAAACGCGACAACAAATGGCAAAATGTTCACTTTCATCGAAGTGCAACTGCCAAAATAAGCGGAGCTACTACATTCGATTTTATACCCCAAAAGTAG
- the LOC108035980 gene encoding calcium/calmodulin-dependent protein kinase type II alpha chain isoform X2, translated as MAAPAACTRFSDNYDIKEELGKGAFSIVKRCVQKSTGFEFAAKIINTKKLTARDFQKLEREARICRKLHHPNIVRLHDSIQEENYHYLVFDLVTGGELFEDIVAREFYSEADASHCIQQILESVNHCHQNGVVHRDLKPENLLLASKAKGAAVKLADFGLAIEVQGDHQAWFGFAGTPGYLSPEVLKKEPYGKSVDIWACGVILYILLVGYPPFWDEDQHRLYSQIKAGAYDYPSPEWDTVTPEAKNLINQMLTVNPNKRITAAEALKHPWICQRERVASVVHRQETVDCLKKFNARRKLKGAILTTMLATRNFSSRSMITKKGDGSQVKESTDSSSTTLEDDDIKEDKKGIVDRSTTVISKEPEDIRILCPAKTCQQNSGNSQCSSARRQEIIKITEQLIEAINSGDFDGYTKICDPHLTAFEPEALGNLVEGIDFHKFYFENVLGKNCKAINTTILNPHVHLLGEEAACIAYVRLTQYIDKQGHAHTHQSEETRVWHKRDNKWQNVHFHRSATAKISGATTFDFIPQK; from the exons ATGGCTGCACCAGCAGCCTGTACGCGTTTTTCGGACAACTACGACATCAAAGAAGAACTGGGAAA AGGGGCATTTTCAATAGTGAAAAGATGCGTCCAAAAGTCAACTGGATTTGAATTTGctgcaaaaattataaatacaaaaaagttAACTGCAAGAG aCTTTCAAAAACTGGAACGTGAAGCAAGGATCTGCCGAAAATTACACCATCCCAACATAG TGCGATTACATGACAGTATACAGGAGGAGAACTATCACTACCTTGTTTTTGATCT TGTAACTGGTGGTGAACTTTTCGAAGATATTGTTGCACGCGAATTTTATTCAGAGGCTGATGCATCACATTGTATTCAACAAATATTGGAATCGGTCAATCACTGCCACCAAAATGGTGTGGTGCATCGAGATCTGAAACCAGAGAATTTACTATTAGCTAGTAAGGCAAAGGGTGCAGCAGTGAAACTCGCTGACTTTGGTCTAGCCATTGAAGTTCAAGGCGATCATCAGGCTTGGTTTGGATTTGCTGGCACTCCAGGATATCTGTCGCCAGAGGTATTGAAAAAGGAGCCCTATGGCAAATCGGTAGATATATGGGCATGTG GTGTTATTCTATATATACTTCTTGTTGGTTACCCACCATTCTGGGACGAAGATCAGCATCGACTGTACTCACAGATTAAAGCAGGAGCTTATGAT tatccGTCTCCAGAATGGGATACGGTCACCCCAGAAGcaaaaaatcttattaatcAAATGCTCACAGTAAATCCAAACAAACGAATAACCGCCGCCGAGGCTTTAAAGCACCCATGGATTTGT CAACGAGAACGCGTTGCTTCCGTTGTGCATCGACAAGAAACTGTGGACTGTCTCAAGAAGTTCAATGCGCGCCGGAAGCTAAAGGGAGCTATACTTACAACCATGTTGGCTACCAGAAATTTTTCCA GCAGAAGTATGATCACCAAGAAGGGTGACGGATCTCAAGTCAAGGAATCTACCGATTCTTCTAGCACTACCCTTGAAGACGATGATATTAAag AAGATAAAAAAGGAATCGTTGATCGCAGTACCACAGTCATATCAAAAGAGCCAGAAG ATATAAGGATACTGTGTCCTGCAAAAACATGCCAGCAAAATTCAGGAAATTCGCAGTGCTCGTCAG CTAGACgacaagaaataataaaaattactgAACAGTTAATAGAAGCGATTAATAGTGGCGACTTTGATGGATACAC CAAAATATGTGATCCCCATCTTACTGCCTTTGAGCCAGAAGCTTTGGGTAATCTAGTCGAAGGAAttgattttcataaattttactttgaaaATG TTCTTGGTAAAAATTGCAAAGCTATAAACACAACTATATTAAATCCCCACGTGCACTTATTGGGTGAAGAGGCCGCGTGCATTGCCTATGTCAGACTTACACAGTATATTGACAA gCAAGGACATGCACACACTCATCAGTCTGAGGAGACCCGCGTCTGGCACAAACGCGACAACAAATGGCAAAATGTTCACTTTCATCGAAGTGCAACTGCCAAAATAAGCGGAGCTACTACATTCGATTTTATACCCCAAAAGTAG
- the LOC108035980 gene encoding calcium/calmodulin-dependent protein kinase type II alpha chain isoform X6 produces MAAPAACTRFSDNYDIKEELGKGAFSIVKRCVQKSTGFEFAAKIINTKKLTARDFQKLEREARICRKLHHPNIVRLHDSIQEENYHYLVFDLVTGGELFEDIVAREFYSEADASHCIQQILESVNHCHQNGVVHRDLKPENLLLASKAKGAAVKLADFGLAIEVQGDHQAWFGFAGTPGYLSPEVLKKEPYGKSVDIWACGVILYILLVGYPPFWDEDQHRLYSQIKAGAYDYPSPEWDTVTPEAKNLINQMLTVNPNKRITAAEALKHPWICQRERVASVVHRQETVDCLKKFNARRKLKGAILTTMLATRNFSSRSMITKKGDGSQVKESTDSSSTTLEDDDIKEDKKGIVDRSTTVISKEPEARRQEIIKITEQLIEAINSGDFDGYTKICDPHLTAFEPEALGNLVEGIDFHKFYFENVLGKNCKAINTTILNPHVHLLGEEAACIAYVRLTQYIDKQGHAHTHQSEETRVWHKRDNKWQNVHFHRSATAKISGATTFDFIPQK; encoded by the exons ATGGCTGCACCAGCAGCCTGTACGCGTTTTTCGGACAACTACGACATCAAAGAAGAACTGGGAAA AGGGGCATTTTCAATAGTGAAAAGATGCGTCCAAAAGTCAACTGGATTTGAATTTGctgcaaaaattataaatacaaaaaagttAACTGCAAGAG aCTTTCAAAAACTGGAACGTGAAGCAAGGATCTGCCGAAAATTACACCATCCCAACATAG TGCGATTACATGACAGTATACAGGAGGAGAACTATCACTACCTTGTTTTTGATCT TGTAACTGGTGGTGAACTTTTCGAAGATATTGTTGCACGCGAATTTTATTCAGAGGCTGATGCATCACATTGTATTCAACAAATATTGGAATCGGTCAATCACTGCCACCAAAATGGTGTGGTGCATCGAGATCTGAAACCAGAGAATTTACTATTAGCTAGTAAGGCAAAGGGTGCAGCAGTGAAACTCGCTGACTTTGGTCTAGCCATTGAAGTTCAAGGCGATCATCAGGCTTGGTTTGGATTTGCTGGCACTCCAGGATATCTGTCGCCAGAGGTATTGAAAAAGGAGCCCTATGGCAAATCGGTAGATATATGGGCATGTG GTGTTATTCTATATATACTTCTTGTTGGTTACCCACCATTCTGGGACGAAGATCAGCATCGACTGTACTCACAGATTAAAGCAGGAGCTTATGAT tatccGTCTCCAGAATGGGATACGGTCACCCCAGAAGcaaaaaatcttattaatcAAATGCTCACAGTAAATCCAAACAAACGAATAACCGCCGCCGAGGCTTTAAAGCACCCATGGATTTGT CAACGAGAACGCGTTGCTTCCGTTGTGCATCGACAAGAAACTGTGGACTGTCTCAAGAAGTTCAATGCGCGCCGGAAGCTAAAGGGAGCTATACTTACAACCATGTTGGCTACCAGAAATTTTTCCA GCAGAAGTATGATCACCAAGAAGGGTGACGGATCTCAAGTCAAGGAATCTACCGATTCTTCTAGCACTACCCTTGAAGACGATGATATTAAag AAGATAAAAAAGGAATCGTTGATCGCAGTACCACAGTCATATCAAAAGAGCCAGAAG CTAGACgacaagaaataataaaaattactgAACAGTTAATAGAAGCGATTAATAGTGGCGACTTTGATGGATACAC CAAAATATGTGATCCCCATCTTACTGCCTTTGAGCCAGAAGCTTTGGGTAATCTAGTCGAAGGAAttgattttcataaattttactttgaaaATG TTCTTGGTAAAAATTGCAAAGCTATAAACACAACTATATTAAATCCCCACGTGCACTTATTGGGTGAAGAGGCCGCGTGCATTGCCTATGTCAGACTTACACAGTATATTGACAA gCAAGGACATGCACACACTCATCAGTCTGAGGAGACCCGCGTCTGGCACAAACGCGACAACAAATGGCAAAATGTTCACTTTCATCGAAGTGCAACTGCCAAAATAAGCGGAGCTACTACATTCGATTTTATACCCCAAAAGTAG